The genomic region ACACCGGCAACGGCCACTACGGCGGCCTGCAGTTCAAGCAGGCCACCTGGGCCGCCAACGGCGGCGTCGGGAATCCGGCGACGGCCTCGCGCGCCGAGCAGATCCGCGTCGCGGAGAACGTCCTGCGCACCCAGGGACTGAAGGCCTGGCCGAAGTGCGGCGCCAAAGCCGGCGCACCCACCAGGCCCGCCGTGTGGACCAACCCGGCGCGGCCGACCGCACCGGCCACCACCACCGGATGCGCCGCGATGCCGTCCAGCGGCCTGTTCGGCTTCGTCAACCCCCGTCAGATGTGCACCGCGCTGCTCAACCCGTTGGGTGCGCTCGGGACAGCACGCTGACCTCATTGCCCTGCGGATCGGCCGGCCCACCGAGGTCGAAGTGCACGCGGTTCTTCACCGTCTTTGGCCGCTCCTGCCCGACGACTTGCAGGCGTCGCTGCGCATCGGCGCCCAACACCGCCGCCCAGAACGCCGCCACGGCCGGCGGGTCGGCCGCCTCGACCACCAGCGGGCCCAGCCGAAGTGTCACCCCGACCGCAGATCGCGGTCGCTGGGCATCCGGAACGCCGACCGGGCGGCGACCGTGGCCAGATGCCGGGTCAGCAGCGCCTCTGGCCCCAGCGCCGTCGCACGGCTCGCGAGCGCGCTCAGCAGCGGCGGCAGGTTGACTATGCGGCCGATCGTCGCCGACTCGCGCACCAGAGCCCGTACCCGCGGCCGCCGGAACCTGGTGAACCGGGCGAACGCAGAGGCGATGTCGTCGCTCCCGTCGACGAACCTCGCTAGCACGGCCGCATCCTCCAGCCCCTGGCAGCCGCCCTGTCCCAAGTGCGGTCGCATCGGGTGGGCGGCGTCACCAACCACGACCACCGGGCCGCGCGACCACTGCCTCGCCTGATCGCGGTCGTAGAGGTCGTTGCGCAGCACGTCGCGGGGGTTCGTGGACGCCAGCACCTCGGCAATGGGCTGAACCCAGCCGCCGAACCGCTTCATCAGATAGGCCAGCTCACCATCCGGGGCCGTCGTCGCCTCGGCGACGCGCTCGGTGGCGAACCAGTAGGTGTGGTCGGCGCCCATCGGAACCAGCCCGAACTCCACGGCCGGGCCCAGCACTTCGCCGGCGAGGTCGGGGTCGATCCGGCAGTCGGCCACCCCACGCCACGCCGTGTAGCCGACGTAGCGGTTATGCAGCGCGCCGTTGAGGTGGCGCGCCACCACCGAATGCGTGCCGTCGGCGCCGACGACCGCATCGGCCTCGATGACGGTGCCGTCGGTGAGGGTGACCCGTGCGCCGTCGGCGGTGACGGTCAGCGTGTCCGCCGGGACGCCGCAGCGCAGACTGCCATCGACGAGAGCGTCGGTCAGGATCGCGGTCAGCGCGGAGCGGCGGATGACGACGAGCGGTTCGCCTAGAGCCTTGACGATTCGTTGGGGCGAGGGGCGCCGCAGCCAGGTTCCGTCGCGCCAGCGCAGGGCGCCCGCGGTGATACGGCCACCGGCGTCGCGCACGTGGTCACCGAGACCGATCTCGTCGAGCGCGGCGAGGGCGTTGGGCCAGATGCTGATGCCTGCGCCCGACGACGTATCGGTGCGCTCCTCGACGAGCGTGACATGGTGTCCCCGCTGCTGTAGGGCGACGGCGCTCGCCAGGCCGGCGATGCCCGCGCCGACCACCAGGATTCGCTTCGGCACCCGTCGAACGTAACGTGCTGTGCTACGAACGGGGTCATGTCTGCGACGGTTCCCGGGTCCGCTGCTCCGCCCGCCGCTCCGTTCGACGACCTCGACCACTACATGGCACTGCCGCGCGTGTCCGGGCTGGCGGTCTCGGCCGACGGCGACCGGCTGGTGACCACCGTCGCCGAACTCAACGACAAGCGCACCGAGTACGTCAGTGCCGTCTGGGAGGTGGATCCGGCCGGTGTGCGACCGGCGCGACGGTTGACCCACGGTGCCAAGGGCGAGTCGGCGCCGGCGTTCGCCGCCGACGGCGACCTGTTGTTCGTCGCGGTGCGGCCCACCGCCGACGACGACAAGCCGCCCGCCGCGCTGTGGCGACTCCCGGCAGCGGGCGGCGAGGCGGTGCGGACGTTGTCGCTGCCTGGCGGCGTCGACTCCGTACGTCCGGCCCGCGAGGTCGACATCGCGGTGGTGCGGTCGTCGCTGCTGCCCTCGGCTCGTGACCTCGACGACGACCGCCGGCTGAGGGACCTGCGCAAGGACAACAAGATCAGCGCCATCCTGCACAGCGGGTATCCGATCCGGCACTGGGACAGCGACCTCGGGCCCGCCGAACCCCACCTGCTGCGGTTGGGTGCGGCGGATGGGCAGGTCGACGACCTCACGGCCGCGCCGGGCGGTGCGCTGCGCGAGTGCGAGTTCGACGTCAGCGCCGACGGCCGATTCGTCGTGACGACCTGGCAGCGGCCCGCGCCGGGTGCATCGCGGCACTCGGTGCTGGTGCGCATCGACATCGACACCGGCGAGCGATCCGTGATCGTCGAGGACGCCGAGGCCGACGCCTGGAGCCCGGCCATCGCGCCCGACGGCTCGGCGGTGGCCTACATCGACGAGTCGTTCTCGACACCGCAGCAGGCGCCGCGAATGAGCCTGCGCTGTCTGCGTTTTGACGGATCATCGGTCGCGCTGGCCAGTGAGTGGCAGCGGTGGCCAGCGTCGGTGACGTGGTCGCGCGACGGGTCGGCGGTGATTGTGACCGCCGACCAGGACGGCAGGCGTCCCGTCTTCCGCGTCGACATCGCCGACGGCGCAGTCACGCAGTTGACGTTCGACGACTACTGCTACACCGACGTGGTCACCGCGCCCGACGGGGTGGTCTTCGCCCTGCGCAGTTCCTATGCCGCACCGCCGCACCCGGTGCGCATCGAGCCCGACGGCACCGTGACCGAACTGCCCTGCGTCCCCATGCCCCAACTGCCCGGCACGCTGACCGAGGTCGAGGCGTCGGCCGAGGACGGCACCCGCATCCGGTCGTGGCTGGTGCTGCCGCCGGGGGAGGCCGAGGCGCCGCTGCTGCTGTGGATCCACGGCGGCCCGCTGAGTAGTTGGAACTGCTGGTCGTGGCGATGGAACCCCTGGTTGCTCGCTGCGCGGGGCTACGCCGTGCTGCTGCCCGATCCCGGTCTGTCCACCGGCTACGGCCAGGACTTCATCCAGCGGGGCTGGGGCGCCTGGGGCGGCGCACCGTTCGAGGATCTGATGGCCGCCACCGACGCGGCGTGCGCCCATCCGCGCGTCGATGCGGGGCGCATTGCGGCGATGGGTGGGTCCTTCGGCGGGTACATGGCCAACTGGGTCGCCGGCCACACCGACCGGTTCGACGCCATCGTCACCCACGCCAGCCTCTGGGCGCTCGATCAGTTCGGTGCGACGACGGATTCGTCGTACTACTGGCTGCGCGAGATGACCCGGGAGATGGCCCAGGAGAACTCCCCGCACCTGCACGTGCACCGAATCGCCACACCGATGCTGGTGATCCACGGTGACAAGGACTTCCGCGTGCCGATCGGCGAGGCGCTTCGGCTGTGGTACGAGTTGCTGACCCACTCGGCGCTGCCCGCCGACGAGGAGGGGGTGAGCCCGCACCGGTTCCTGTACTTCCCGTCGGAGAACCACTGGGTGCTCACGCCGCAGCACGCCAAGATCTGGTACCAGGTGGTCACCGCGTTCCTGGCCCGCCACGTGCTCGGAGAGGACGTCGAGGTGCCCGAGACGCTCGGGTAGCGTCGCGGACATGAGCCAATCGCAGCGCGAATTCGACATCGTCGTGTACGGGGCCACCGGCTTCGTGGGCAGACTCACCGCCGATTACCTGGCCCGTGCCGGGGGAGACGCGCGCATCGCCCTGGCGGGCCGCTCGCCCGACAAGCTGCTCTCCGTGCGAGACACGTTGGGGGAGAAGGCGCAGTCGTGGCCGCTGATCACCGCCGACGCATCGCAGCCCTCGACGCTGAACGAGATGGCGGCGCAGGCCCGTGTGGTGGTGACGACCGTCGGGCCCTATGCCAAGTACGGCTTGCCGCTGGTGGCGGCGTGCGCGGCGGCCGGTACCGACTACGCCGACCTGACCGGTGAATCGCTGTTCGTCCGCGAAAGCATCGACCTCTACCACAAGCAGGCCGCCGACACCGGTGCGCGCATCGTGCATTCGTGCGGATTCGATTCCATCCCTTCCGATCTCACCGTGTTCGCGTTGTACCGCCAGGCGCAGCGGGACAACGCCGGCGAACTCACCGACACCAACCTGGTGGTGCGGTCCTTCGCCGGCGGGGTGTCTGGCGGCACCGCTGCGTCCATGGTCGAGGTGATGCGCGCGGCGTCGACCGACGAGGAGGCGCGGCGGGTGATGAACGACCCCTACACGCTCACCCCGGACCGCGCCGCCGAACCCGAGTTCGGCGTACAGCCGGATCTGCGGTGGCGCCGTGGCCGCGAGATCGCCCCTGAACTCGCCGGCTACTGGGTCGGCCCGTTCGTCATGGCCACGGTGAACACGCGAATCGTCCGGCGCAGCAACGCATTGCTCGACTACGCCTACGGTCGACGCCTGGAGTACGGCGAGCAGATGAGCATGGGCAAGTCGGCGTTCGCTCCGGTCGCGGCCGCGCTCGCCGCCGCAGGAAACTCCGCGACCGTGGCGCTGGGCAGCCGCTTCATGAACCGACTGCCGTCCGGCCTCGTCGAAAGGGCACTGCCCAAACCCGGCACCGGCCCGAGCGAACGAGTACGCGAACGCGGCCACTACACCGTCGAGACCTACGCCGCGACGACCGGCGGCGCGCGGTACCGGGCGACGATGTCGCAGCAGGGCGACCCGGGCTACAAGGCGACGTCGGTGTTGCTCGGTGAGAGCGGGCTGGCGCTGGCGCTGGACCGCGACCGACTCTCGGATCTGCGGGGCGTGCTCACGCCCGCCGCGGCGATGGGCGACGCGTTGCTGGCCCGGTTTCCCGGCGCCGGCGTGGTGTTGGAAACCACGCGGCTGTACTGACCGATTCCGGGTGGTCTGCGCGACGCAAACCGCCCTTGAACAGCGGCGTGTCGGGGCACCTCCCGCCTGCCCGCGCCGGATTCCTAGAATTGCGGGGTGACCGCCATCCCCGATTCGGCCGCCGCCGCCCTGCCCAAGTCCTGGGACCCGGGCGCGGTGGAAAGCGAACTCTACGAGGGCTGGGTCAGCGCCGGCTATTTCACCGCCGACGCGTCGAGCGCCAAGCCGTCGTATTCGATCGTGCTGCCGCCGCCCAACGTGACGGGCAACCTGCACATGGGCCACGCGCTGGACCACACGCTGATGGACGTCCTGACCCGGCGCAAGCGCATGCAGGGCTATGAGGTGCTGTGGCTGCCTGGCATGGACCACGCGGGCATCGCCACCCAGTCCGTGGTCGAGAAGCAACTGGCCGTCGACGGCAAGTCGAAGGAGGACTTCGGCCGCGAATTGTTCGTCGACAAGGTCTGGGACTGGAAACGTGAATCCGGCGGCACCATCGGCGGGCAGATGCGTCGCCTCGGCGACGGCGTGGACTGGAGCCGCGACCGGTTCACGATGGACGACGGTCTCTCCCGCGCGGTGCGCACCATCTTCAAGCGTCTCTACGACGCGGGCCTGATCTACCAGGCCGAGCGGCTGGTGAACTGGTCACCGGTGCTTGAGACAGCGATCTCCGACCTCGAGGTCAAGTACGAAGACGTCGATGGCGAACTGGTGTCCTTCCGCTACGGCTCCCTCGACGACGCCGAACCCCACATCGTTGTCGCCACCACCCGGGTGGAGACGATGCTGGGCGACACCGCGATCGCGGTGCATCCCGACGACGAGCGCTACCGGCACCTGGTCGGCAAGACGCTGCCGCACCCGTTCCTCGACCGCGAGATCGTCATCGTCGCCGACGAGCACGTCGACCCCGAATTCGGCACGGGTGCGGTCAAAGTCACGCCCGCCCACGACCCCAACGACTTCGAGATCGGGCTGCGCCATCAGCTACCCATGCCCTCGATCATGGACACCAAGGGCAGGATCATCGGGACCGGAACACATTTCGACGGACAGGACCGCTTCGAGGCGAGGGTGGCGGTCCGTGAGGCGCTGGCCGAGCAGCGGCGCATCGTCGAGGAAAAGCGGCCCTACGTCCACAGCGTCGGGCACTCCGAGCGCAGCGGTGAGCCGATCGAGCCGCGGCTGTCGCTGCAGTGGTGGGTGAAGGTCGAATCGCTGGCCAAGGCGGCCGGTGACGCGGTTCGCCACGGCGACATCACGATTCACCCGCCCAGCCTGGAGCCCCGCTGGTTCGCGTGGGTGGACAACATGCACGACTGGTGCATCTCGCGCCAGCTGTGGTGGGGCCACCGCATCCCGATCTGGCACGGACCGGACGGCCAAACCGTCTGCCTCGGGCCGGACGAGACGCCGCCGGAGGGCTGGGAGCAGGACCCCGATGTGCTCGACACGTGGTTCTCTTCGGCGCTGTGGCCGTTCTCCACCATGGGCTGGCCCGACCCGACGCCCGAACTCGCGAAGTTCTACCCGACGACGGTACTGGTCACCGGCTACGACATTTTGTTCTTCTGGGTGGCGCGGATGGTGATGTTCGGTGGGTTCGTGTCTGACGACGACACGATCACCCTCGGTGGGCAGCGCGGCCCGCAGGTGCCGTTCGAGAACGTGTTCCTGCACGGGCTGATTCGCGACGAGCATGGCCGCAAGATGAGCAAGTCGCGGGGCAACGGAATCGACCCGCTGGACTGGGTCGAGCAGTTCGGGGCCGACGCACTGCGCTTCACGCTGGCCCGCGGCGCCAGCCCCGGCGGCGACCTGTCCATCGGCGAGGACCACGCCCGCGCGTCGCGCAACTTCGCGACCAAGCTGTTCAACGCCACGAGGTTCGCGTTGATGAACGGCGCTGCGCCGGCGCCGCTGCCGGATGCCGCCGAGCTCACCGACGCCGACCGGTGGATCCTCGGCCGCATGGAAGAGGTTCGCGCCGAGGTGGATTCGGCGTTCGACGGTTACGAGTTCAGCCGGGCCTGCGAATCGCTGTACCACTTCGCATGGGACGAGTTCTGCGACTGGTACGTCGAATTGGCCAAAGTGCAGTTGGGACGAAGGGAACACACCGCTCACACGACAGGGGTGC from Mycobacterium sp. IDR2000157661 harbors:
- a CDS encoding transglycosylase family protein; protein product: MKIRNAVSKGLLAAVIAGALAVVPMALSESSLATASADSVNWDAIAECESGGNWGINTGNGHYGGLQFKQATWAANGGVGNPATASRAEQIRVAENVLRTQGLKAWPKCGAKAGAPTRPAVWTNPARPTAPATTTGCAAMPSSGLFGFVNPRQMCTALLNPLGALGTAR
- a CDS encoding VOC family protein; this translates as MTLRLGPLVVEAADPPAVAAFWAAVLGADAQRRLQVVGQERPKTVKNRVHFDLGGPADPQGNEVSVLSRAHPTG
- a CDS encoding FAD-dependent oxidoreductase, which codes for MPKRILVVGAGIAGLASAVALQQRGHHVTLVEERTDTSSGAGISIWPNALAALDEIGLGDHVRDAGGRITAGALRWRDGTWLRRPSPQRIVKALGEPLVVIRRSALTAILTDALVDGSLRCGVPADTLTVTADGARVTLTDGTVIEADAVVGADGTHSVVARHLNGALHNRYVGYTAWRGVADCRIDPDLAGEVLGPAVEFGLVPMGADHTYWFATERVAEATTAPDGELAYLMKRFGGWVQPIAEVLASTNPRDVLRNDLYDRDQARQWSRGPVVVVGDAAHPMRPHLGQGGCQGLEDAAVLARFVDGSDDIASAFARFTRFRRPRVRALVRESATIGRIVNLPPLLSALASRATALGPEALLTRHLATVAARSAFRMPSDRDLRSG
- a CDS encoding S9 family peptidase, yielding MSATVPGSAAPPAAPFDDLDHYMALPRVSGLAVSADGDRLVTTVAELNDKRTEYVSAVWEVDPAGVRPARRLTHGAKGESAPAFAADGDLLFVAVRPTADDDKPPAALWRLPAAGGEAVRTLSLPGGVDSVRPAREVDIAVVRSSLLPSARDLDDDRRLRDLRKDNKISAILHSGYPIRHWDSDLGPAEPHLLRLGAADGQVDDLTAAPGGALRECEFDVSADGRFVVTTWQRPAPGASRHSVLVRIDIDTGERSVIVEDAEADAWSPAIAPDGSAVAYIDESFSTPQQAPRMSLRCLRFDGSSVALASEWQRWPASVTWSRDGSAVIVTADQDGRRPVFRVDIADGAVTQLTFDDYCYTDVVTAPDGVVFALRSSYAAPPHPVRIEPDGTVTELPCVPMPQLPGTLTEVEASAEDGTRIRSWLVLPPGEAEAPLLLWIHGGPLSSWNCWSWRWNPWLLAARGYAVLLPDPGLSTGYGQDFIQRGWGAWGGAPFEDLMAATDAACAHPRVDAGRIAAMGGSFGGYMANWVAGHTDRFDAIVTHASLWALDQFGATTDSSYYWLREMTREMAQENSPHLHVHRIATPMLVIHGDKDFRVPIGEALRLWYELLTHSALPADEEGVSPHRFLYFPSENHWVLTPQHAKIWYQVVTAFLARHVLGEDVEVPETLG
- a CDS encoding saccharopine dehydrogenase family protein, producing MSQSQREFDIVVYGATGFVGRLTADYLARAGGDARIALAGRSPDKLLSVRDTLGEKAQSWPLITADASQPSTLNEMAAQARVVVTTVGPYAKYGLPLVAACAAAGTDYADLTGESLFVRESIDLYHKQAADTGARIVHSCGFDSIPSDLTVFALYRQAQRDNAGELTDTNLVVRSFAGGVSGGTAASMVEVMRAASTDEEARRVMNDPYTLTPDRAAEPEFGVQPDLRWRRGREIAPELAGYWVGPFVMATVNTRIVRRSNALLDYAYGRRLEYGEQMSMGKSAFAPVAAALAAAGNSATVALGSRFMNRLPSGLVERALPKPGTGPSERVRERGHYTVETYAATTGGARYRATMSQQGDPGYKATSVLLGESGLALALDRDRLSDLRGVLTPAAAMGDALLARFPGAGVVLETTRLY
- a CDS encoding valine--tRNA ligase, whose translation is MTAIPDSAAAALPKSWDPGAVESELYEGWVSAGYFTADASSAKPSYSIVLPPPNVTGNLHMGHALDHTLMDVLTRRKRMQGYEVLWLPGMDHAGIATQSVVEKQLAVDGKSKEDFGRELFVDKVWDWKRESGGTIGGQMRRLGDGVDWSRDRFTMDDGLSRAVRTIFKRLYDAGLIYQAERLVNWSPVLETAISDLEVKYEDVDGELVSFRYGSLDDAEPHIVVATTRVETMLGDTAIAVHPDDERYRHLVGKTLPHPFLDREIVIVADEHVDPEFGTGAVKVTPAHDPNDFEIGLRHQLPMPSIMDTKGRIIGTGTHFDGQDRFEARVAVREALAEQRRIVEEKRPYVHSVGHSERSGEPIEPRLSLQWWVKVESLAKAAGDAVRHGDITIHPPSLEPRWFAWVDNMHDWCISRQLWWGHRIPIWHGPDGQTVCLGPDETPPEGWEQDPDVLDTWFSSALWPFSTMGWPDPTPELAKFYPTTVLVTGYDILFFWVARMVMFGGFVSDDDTITLGGQRGPQVPFENVFLHGLIRDEHGRKMSKSRGNGIDPLDWVEQFGADALRFTLARGASPGGDLSIGEDHARASRNFATKLFNATRFALMNGAAPAPLPDAAELTDADRWILGRMEEVRAEVDSAFDGYEFSRACESLYHFAWDEFCDWYVELAKVQLGRREHTAHTTGVLASVLDTLLKLLHPVMPFVTEVLWKTLTGGESVVIADWPAPSGFAVDAEATQRVADMQKLVTEVRRFRSDQGLADRQKVPARLTHIAEADLTAQAPAVRSLAWLTADDEGFQPTAAIEVRLTRGTVTVEVDTSGTVDVAAERRRLEKDLAAAQKELATTTGKLGNEAFLAKAPADVVAKIRDRRQLASEEVDRITARLESLR